One genomic region from Curtobacterium sp. 9128 encodes:
- a CDS encoding M23 family metallopeptidase: MSTSPSQSLSYRRRLIAAAVAVVLTAGTIAAIAPVEQASAASYPSWNDVQAAKASQAAQQEKVTEIKGLISNLKADAAAKQKSADAAGTAYQTAQTKYDEATLQQQKLQTQADEAEKTAAQSEQQAGQLAAQLGRASANDVTTDLLTHPTDSKDYLYELGAMSKLSEQADGIYSQATQDRGTAQALADKSDVAKKALGDLADAAQQKMQAAQSAADAAEKAVDAQNSNQARLEAQLTLLTSNASDVEAKYNKGVAAEKARQAALAKARAEAAAKAAAQAPAASGGTGGGAANASGWVRPSAGYQTSPYGYRIDPYTGAHALHAGVDLAPACYSPIYAAHDGTVTFAGNGGGYGNEVVLDNGGGISTAYGHIVNGGIMVASGQHVSAGQQIAQVGSTGWSTGCHLHFETRVNGAAVDPVPFMAARGISV, translated from the coding sequence CCGGGACCATCGCCGCGATCGCCCCGGTCGAGCAGGCCTCGGCGGCGAGCTACCCGAGCTGGAACGACGTGCAGGCGGCCAAGGCGTCGCAGGCCGCACAGCAGGAGAAGGTCACCGAGATCAAGGGCCTGATCTCGAACCTCAAGGCCGACGCCGCGGCGAAGCAGAAGTCGGCGGACGCTGCCGGGACGGCGTACCAGACGGCGCAGACGAAGTACGACGAGGCCACGCTCCAGCAGCAGAAGCTGCAGACCCAGGCGGACGAGGCCGAGAAGACCGCGGCCCAGTCGGAGCAGCAGGCGGGTCAGCTCGCGGCACAGCTCGGTCGGGCCAGCGCGAACGACGTCACGACGGACCTCCTGACGCACCCGACCGACTCGAAGGACTACCTCTACGAGCTCGGCGCCATGTCGAAGCTCAGCGAGCAGGCCGACGGCATCTACTCCCAGGCAACGCAGGACCGGGGGACCGCACAGGCCCTCGCGGACAAGTCGGACGTCGCGAAGAAGGCGCTCGGTGACCTCGCCGACGCCGCGCAGCAGAAGATGCAGGCCGCACAGTCCGCAGCGGATGCGGCCGAGAAGGCCGTGGACGCGCAGAACAGCAACCAGGCGCGGCTCGAGGCGCAGCTCACCCTGCTGACCTCGAACGCGTCCGACGTCGAGGCGAAGTACAACAAGGGCGTCGCCGCCGAGAAGGCCCGTCAGGCGGCACTGGCGAAGGCTCGCGCGGAGGCCGCGGCGAAGGCGGCTGCCCAGGCGCCTGCGGCGAGCGGTGGGACCGGCGGCGGCGCAGCGAACGCGTCCGGCTGGGTCCGCCCGAGCGCCGGGTACCAGACGAGCCCGTACGGCTACCGCATCGACCCGTACACCGGAGCGCACGCGCTGCACGCCGGCGTCGACCTGGCCCCCGCCTGCTACTCCCCGATCTACGCGGCCCACGACGGCACCGTGACCTTCGCGGGCAACGGCGGCGGCTACGGCAACGAGGTCGTGCTCGACAACGGCGGCGGCATCTCCACCGCCTACGGGCACATCGTCAACGGCGGGATCATGGTCGCGAGCGGCCAGCACGTCTCCGCCGGGCAGCAGATCGCCCAGGTCGGTTCGACCGGCTGGTCGACCGGGTGCCACCTCCACTTCGAGACCCGGGTGAACGGCGCCGCCGTCGACCCGGTCCCCTTCATGGCAGCGCGGGGGATCTCGGTATGA
- a CDS encoding C40 family peptidase, whose protein sequence is MKKPARSLACGIATVSLLGIGLSVTIAGPAEAAPKAPSWADVQAAKADQAETQQTVDELASRLSSLQDSADQAGIVVQQAGQTYALAASEQQEAQSTLDDLSAQAKRAKTKADDSASQVAALVVELSRTGGGDLSTSMLVDSSDAKDLLYQVGTMSHLSERSATVLAQAKADQRTVDSLAAQKSQATKALAKATDATKSALDAANDTAASANAKLDEAQSQQNEVLEQLAFLKGTTVATESAYYTEQRAKQAEAQLASQTTTTTSKSAAKPSSNTGSNTGTNPGATNPGTSNPVTPSRPSNPAPSQPNNPAPSKPSNPAPSNPAPSNPAPSNPAPSPSKAAGAIAYARGQLGKPYVLGGAGPNTWDCSGLVMMAYNSQGITTGGHNVVWQYNHFASIGRLVPLSQRQPGDILFYSSNGTASGGYHDSIYTGGGMMVEAARPGVGVVERAIWTPSQLLPYVARPSGSL, encoded by the coding sequence ATGAAGAAGCCTGCACGTTCCCTCGCCTGCGGGATCGCGACCGTCTCGTTGCTCGGCATCGGGCTCTCGGTCACGATCGCCGGACCGGCCGAGGCGGCACCCAAGGCCCCGTCGTGGGCGGACGTGCAGGCGGCGAAGGCCGACCAGGCCGAGACGCAGCAGACGGTCGACGAGCTCGCCTCGCGCCTGTCCTCGCTGCAGGACTCGGCGGACCAGGCCGGGATCGTGGTGCAGCAGGCGGGCCAGACGTACGCGCTCGCGGCGTCGGAGCAGCAGGAGGCGCAGTCGACGCTCGACGACCTCAGCGCGCAGGCCAAGCGGGCGAAGACGAAGGCGGACGACTCCGCGTCGCAGGTCGCAGCACTCGTGGTCGAGCTCTCGCGCACCGGCGGCGGTGACCTGTCCACGAGCATGCTCGTCGACTCCTCGGACGCGAAGGACCTGCTCTACCAGGTCGGCACGATGTCGCACCTGTCCGAGCGCTCGGCGACGGTGCTGGCGCAGGCGAAGGCCGACCAGCGGACGGTCGACTCCCTCGCCGCGCAGAAGTCCCAGGCGACGAAGGCGCTCGCGAAGGCGACCGACGCCACGAAGTCCGCGCTCGACGCGGCCAACGACACGGCGGCGTCCGCGAACGCGAAGCTCGACGAGGCGCAGAGCCAGCAGAACGAGGTGCTCGAGCAGCTCGCGTTCCTCAAGGGCACGACCGTCGCGACCGAGAGCGCGTACTACACCGAGCAGCGCGCGAAGCAGGCCGAGGCGCAGCTGGCGTCGCAGACCACGACCACCACGTCGAAGAGCGCCGCGAAGCCGAGCTCGAACACCGGATCGAACACCGGCACGAACCCCGGCGCGACGAACCCCGGCACCTCGAACCCCGTGACGCCGAGCCGCCCGTCGAACCCCGCGCCGTCGCAGCCGAACAACCCCGCGCCGTCGAAGCCGAGCAACCCGGCACCGAGCAACCCGGCGCCCAGCAACCCCGCCCCGAGCAACCCCGCACCGTCGCCGTCGAAGGCCGCCGGCGCGATCGCCTACGCCCGCGGACAGCTCGGCAAGCCGTACGTCCTCGGCGGCGCCGGCCCCAACACGTGGGACTGCTCCGGCCTGGTGATGATGGCCTACAACTCCCAGGGCATCACCACGGGCGGCCACAACGTGGTCTGGCAGTACAACCACTTCGCGTCGATCGGTCGCCTCGTGCCGCTCTCGCAGCGGCAGCCGGGCGACATCCTCTTCTACTCGTCGAACGGCACCGCGTCCGGTGGGTACCACGACTCGATCTACACCGGCGG